Proteins co-encoded in one Macrobrachium rosenbergii isolate ZJJX-2024 chromosome 54, ASM4041242v1, whole genome shotgun sequence genomic window:
- the LOC136834971 gene encoding tyrosine-protein phosphatase non-receptor type 23-like — MYSLLLPDDRTQIVSYYADENGYFPTISYKGGHQFNYYFTYPHEASNHPEHLQKGTDVYKNPRRPGQGKQPHHPTTAGDHYTSRVGRLGEVALSKPLIQPLRLSAHQSQKFPGHSYTSLPVSKYQAPLTAKSQSPQHSSALLKSLDPTRHSYRGDEVKSHFSLKRLPLVAEQKYISPGNSYQHSSDSSGYSYDHPSMKNAPSYAQNTYVTAQPHVLPSQSYGPPPPPKYSADSKVPVLGAAKPTAHELRKPTAHALSDHYGPPHHVLPSQSYGPPPPPKYNADSRVPVLGAAKPTAYKPTAHALSDHYGPPHQTGYSSKTLSPKPLHHASTPAVKGLPSVAAHPAKASALNLLNRGLLVASRMLEDGEDLSVYIASLDSPDSGYSDNPFTMDDFMALINFDVTKTLFRPPNILTDQPFFRPPRTLRRLITTEDLVS; from the coding sequence ATGTACTCTCTGCTGCTTCCTGATGACCGAACTCAAATTGTCAGTTACTACGCGGATGAAAACGGCTACTTCCCCACGATATCGTACAAAGGTGGACACCAGTTCAATTATTACTTCACGTATCCTCATGAGGCTAGTAATCATCCCGAACATTTGCAGAAAGGTACGGATGTGTACAAGAATCCTAGACGTCCAGGACAAGGGAAACAGCCACATCACCCAACCACAGCTGGCGATCATTACACAAGTCGAGTCGGCCGTTTAGGAGAAGTTGCACTAAGCAAACCCTTGATCCAGCCATTACGTCTCAGCGCTCACCAatctcagaaatttcctggtcaCTCGTATACCAGCTTACCTGTATCTAAATACCAGGCACCTTTAACAGCCAAGAGTCAAAGTCCACAACATTCTTCTGCACTTCTGAAATCTCTGGACCCAACAAGACATTCTTACAGAGGAGATGAAGtgaaatctcatttttcattgaaaagaTTGCCATTAGTAGCTGAACAGAAGTACATTTCACCAGGAAATTCCTATCAGCATTCGAGTGACAGTTCCGGGTATTCTTATGATCATCCTTCCATGAAAAATGCTCCATCTTACGCACAAAACACATACGTAACAGCGCAGCCTCATGTTCTTCCATCACAGTCGTATGGCCCTCCTCCTCCGCCTAAATACAGCGCTGACTCAAAAGTTCCAGTGCTAGGTGCTGCCAAACCCACTGCCCATGAACTAAGAAAGCCTACAGCTCATGCCTTAAGTGATCACTACGGCCCCCCTCACCATGTTCTTCCATCACAATCGTATGGCCCTCCTCCTCCGCCTAAATACAACGCTGACTCCAGAGTTCCAGTTCTAGGTGCTGCCAAACCCACTGCCTACAAACCTACAGCTCATGCCTTGAGTGATCACTACGGCCCCCCTCACCAGACAGGATACAGCTCAAAGACCCTCTCTCCCAAACCTTTGCATCATGCAAGCACTCCGGCAGTGAAAGGATTACCCAGCGTAGCTGCTCATCCTGCAAAAGCATCAGCATTGAACCTACTAAATCGTGGACTTCTTGTGGCAAGCCGGATGCTGGAAGACGGAGAGGATCTTTCTGTATATATTGCTTCTCTTGATAGTCCAGACTCTGGGTATTCAGATAATCCATTCACGATGGATGACTTCATGGCACTGATCAACTTTGACGTTACGAAGACTCTGTTTCGCCCTCCAAATATCTTGACAGATCAGCCTTTCTTCAGGCCGCCCAGAACACTGAGGAGATTGATTACGACTGAGGATTTAGTCTCATAG
- the LOC136834975 gene encoding uncharacterized protein has protein sequence MTSSERLFYLLLTFLAYAIATDDEAPSKRSYGRREGPVHFPLTYSHGPRDVQPPFGFQRRQGGGSPYPPPPRGYNVTGPEGRSLYSDLAEELPYSYEYNVKDDYEGAHYGHKESGEGSNTNGQYFVRLPDGRVQTVTYYTDKEGFHSDVAYAGNVKPGASGEGGNSKAPNPVYSGPVAPPTLPAPPYKGLRIPYLPGTSYNKGIPEPVPGKSLVSVPAVVPAYVPSVSGLALYASVRPYARPPPASYLHGPSAYPLSEEESFDPDTIYTDSISHPGGSSQGSFYTGSQRGPSSGYMSSALSGGFAETPRPAGLTLEITNPLTNETLLVDLDEVDKKFDQPVIKHNKPGAQHDEEVDIPVPGFAAGTLFRNEVDVESFKGKSKHG, from the exons ATGACAAGCTCTGAG CGGCTCTTCTACCTCTTGCTGACCTTCTTAGCCTATGCCATAGCTACCGACGACGAAGCCCCGTCGAAGCGTAGCTATGGACGAAGAGAGGGTCCCGTTCACTTTCCACTGACTTATTCCCACGGCCCCCGGGACGTCCAGCCGCCCTTCGGCTTCCAGAGAAGACAGGGAGGCGGttctccttatcctcctcctcctcggggcTACAATGTGACCGGACCAGAAGGTCGTTCTCTGTACTCAGATTTGGCG GAAGAACTACCATACAGTTACGAGTACAACGTCAAGGACGACTACGAAGGAGCTCACTATGGCCACAAGGAATCCGGAGAAGGCAGCAATACCAATGGCCAATACTTCGTCCGTCTCCCAGACGGTCGCGTCCAAACCGTCACGTACTACACTGACAAAGAGGGATTCCATTCCGACGTAGCTTACGCCGGGAACGTTAAACCTGGGGCTTCAGGTGAAGGTGGGAATAGTAAGGCCCCTAACCCAGTTTACTCAGGCCCTGTGGCACCTCCCACGTTACCCGCACCTCCTTACAAAGGACTGAGGATACCCTATTTGCCAGGGACTTCATATAACAAAGGAATTCCAGAGCCAGTTCCCGGGAAAAGTTTGGTAAGCGTCCCAGCAGTGGTGCCTGCCTACGTGCCGTCCGTTTCAGGCTTAGCTCTATACGCATCTGTTAGACCCTACGCAAGACCGCCACCAGCGAGTTATCTGCATGGGCCTTCAGCCTATCCACTCTCAGAGGAAGAATCTTTTGATCCTGATACCATATACACAGACTCGATATCTCACCCAGGCGGATCATCCCAAGGCTCATTCTATACAGGATCTCAACGGGGGCCCTCCTCAGGATACATGTCTTCTGCCCTTAGCGGAGGATTTGCCGAAACGCCCCGCCCAGCAGGGTTAACTCTCGAGATCACGAATCCTCTCACTAATGAGACCCTTCTTGTAGACCTGGACGAAGTTGATAAGAAATTCGATCAGCCCGTGATTAAACATAATAAGCCCGGCGCTCAGCACGACGAAGAAGTCGACATCCCAGTACCTGGTTTCGCCGCTGGAACGCTTTTCCGCAACGAGGTAGATGTTGAAAGCTTCAAAGGTAAATCCAAGCATGGTTAG